One segment of Triticum aestivum cultivar Chinese Spring chromosome 2A, IWGSC CS RefSeq v2.1, whole genome shotgun sequence DNA contains the following:
- the LOC123186971 gene encoding uncharacterized protein, translating to MAPSDGPGGDPAASRSEHRAPPTMRDRPAAAGECEADGVAEEEEEAAARRGCYPNPAPRGKQVVVEETSGKGAPADGVQGVVQRLGLCRRPLQFGEGTSAAGAEEAVRTCSQMGPAASCVPVASGGRGGRWGRGDRSVYTYGCTSRPQASKLAPTSDLAPKGQAKSEIEWMEEGYLDKIVHGDCANEIKVGEVYIYCPKNVICLILEEEGDRDKFKGYKPSAADVSKATREPPKPNNEVQLSSVKGTGPDGGILKADIEDYLASVAKGGKSESFAASGLDCTDIPNAQIRKVTADRLLASKETIPHYYLTVDTPVDKLIKLRGELNPLQEASGGKKISKDLVRKDADKTGLATIGEEVKQLAQRARDNSLRPQDYEAFSDFPDCFCSDRGGYPGSNNGKCNYISKMNFYLRAGSMSDDVILVSDGEESSNYSLRFEELKGFKNSSNSSKGLVQKIDSDYYTEGVSQVFLHLCGTTISHQENLYTSNVNMLMKVACDKVGVKSKDFYSIYCGKVLDPEQLLSYYKINKDSKIIINPRLRGGCAGHNWDYVISDLDPYQRVPLPGDLLLPEQAIIQPQMEVKYLARLLQVRCKKVLIYLCRKHFSGHSFGGNFSSQQIMFDTDGNVRIDAAPEEYSRPSALLDYNAVSVIFDRALGDAADKYPMDFHHLIAFLSAKGPNVDCQSKAVIAFVTNHISLLTYSERINHSAFLDLLIKRLGEDDLTALIKALANFNWENRLRQIPAMDKTYTYIWWEDDEGNIRYPYKNNGVSLLAFSHNFFKHRLGFPLDKLEAAFSLVVAEKYFLAHMLFQILVRFKSKCQQPCPASIETFVDEVIQMLGDHTVDCEMVQNN from the exons ATGGCGCCGTCCGACGGTCCCGGCGGCGACCCGGCGGCCTCCCGATCCGAGCACCGCGCGCCCCCGACCATGCGCGACAGGCCCGCCGCGGCGGGCGAGTGCGAGGCCGACGGcgtcgcggaggaggaggaggaggccgcggcgAGGCGCGGCTGCTACCCCAACCCCGCTCCCCGCGGCAAGCAGGTCGTGGTGGAGGAGACGAGCGGCAAGGGCGCGCCCGCCGATGGCGTCCAGGGCGTCGTCCAGAGGCTCGGGCTCTGCCGACGCCCTCTACAGTTCGGCGAGGGCACCTCCGCAGCCGGCGCCGAGGAGGCCGTGCGGACGTGCTCGCAGATGGGTCCCGCGGCGTCCTGCGTCCCGGTGGCGAGTGGAGGGCGAGGAGGCAGATGGGGTCGCGGCGACAGGAGCGTGTACACCTACGGCTGCACCTCAAGGCCGCAGGCTTCCAAGCTCGCGCCAACGAGCGATCTCGCGCCCAAG GGTCAAGCCAAATCTGAGATAGAATGGATGGAAGAGGGCTATCTTGATAAAATTGTTCATGGTGATTGTGCCAACGAGATTAAAGTTGGTGAAGTATACATCTACTGCCCAAAGAAC GTAATTTGTTTGATTCTGGAAGAAGAAGGTGACAGAGATAAGTTCAAAGGTTACAAACCGTCGGCTGCAGATGTATCAAAGGCTACGAGAGAACCTCCCAAGCCTAACAAT GAGGTCCAACTGTCAAGTGTAAAAGGCACCGGTCCTGACGGTGGTATTCTGAAGGCAGACATTGAAGATTACTTGG CTTCTGTAGCCAAGGGTGGCAAGAGCGAGTCTTTTGCAGCTTCAGGATTAGATTGCACTGATATTCCAAATGCGCAGATAAGAAAG GTTACTGCAGACCGCCTCTTAGCCTCTAAAGAAACCATCCCACATTACTACTTGACAGTTGACACACCCGTCGACAAACTTATCAA GTTGCGAGGGGAACTGAACCCACTGCAGGAAgcatctggtggaaagaagatatCTAAAGACCTTGTTAGAAAG GATGCAGACAAGACAGGACTTGCTACAATCGGTGAGGAGGTGAAGCAGTTGGCTCAAAGAGCGAGGGATAACAGCTTAAGACCACAAGACTATGAG GCATTTAGTGATTTTCCAGATTGTTTCTGTAGTGATAGGGGAGGCTACCCTGGGTCTAATAATGGAAAATGCAATTATATCTCGAAG ATGAATTTTTATCTCAGGGCTGGTTCCATGAGTGATGATGTGATACTAGTTTCTGATGGAGAGGAATCAAGTAATTATTCTCTTCGATTTGAAGAGTTAAAG GGTTTTAAGAATTCCTCCAACAGCTCAAAGGGCCTAGTGCAGAAGATAGACAGCGACTATTATACTGAG GGAgtttctcaggtgtttctacatctCTGTGGCACAACAATTTCTCATCAGGAAAATCTGTACACTTCAAATGTGAATATGTTAATGAAGGTGGCATGTGATAAAGTGGGTGTAAAATCCAAGGATTTTTACTCAATTTATTGTGGAAAAGTGTTGGATCCTGAGCAACTTCTATCCTATTATAAGATAAACAAGGATTCAAAAATCATAATTAATCCAAGACTCAGAGGTGGCTG TGCTGGTCACAACTGGGATTATGTAATCAGTGATCTGGATCCATACCAGCGTGTGCCTTTGCCAGGGGACCTACTTCTCCCGGAACAGGCCATCATACAGCCACAAATGGAAGTTAAATATCTGGCACGTCTCCTCCAAGTTCGATGTAAAAAAGTGCTAATCTACCTGTGCCGGAAGCACTTTAGTGGCCATTCCTTCGGAGGTAACTTCAGTTCCCAGCAAATTATGTTTGACACCGATGGAAATGTCCGTATCGATGCTGCCCCAGAAGAATATAGTCGGCCTTCTGCCTTGTTGGACTACAATGCTGTTTCTGTAATCTTTGACCGGGCCTTAGGAGACGCAGCTGACAAATATCCAATGGATTTTCATCATCTGATTGCGTTCTTGTCAGCTAAAGGTCCAAATGTTGACTGTCAAAGTAAGGCAGTGATTGCTTTTGTCACAAATCACATTTCTCTCTTGACATATTCTGAAAGGATCAATCACAGTGCATTTCTGGACCTTTTGATTAAAAGGCTTGGTGAAGATGATCTAACCGCCTTGATAAAAGCTCTCGCGAATTTTAATTGGGAGAACAGGTTGAGGCAGATTCCAGCAATGGATAAAACGTACACTTATATTTGGTGGGAAGATGATGAGGGGAACATACGGTACCCGTACAAGAATAATGGAGTCAGTTTGCTCGCGTTTTCTCACAATTTCTTCAAACACCGCTTA GGGTTCCCATTAGATAAGCTTGAAGCAGCGTTCTCATTGGTGGTGGCTGAGAAATATTTTCTAGCACATATGCTGTTTCAAATTTTAGTTAGATTCAAAAGCAAATGCCAGCAGCCATGCCCTGCATCGATTGAGACTTTTGTTGATGAAGTGATTCAAAT GCTTGGTGATCACACAGTTGATTGTGAGATGGTCCAAAATAACTGA
- the LOC123186972 gene encoding uncharacterized protein — translation MAPPMVLLNRHVDFSHDEAAVPIPSPCPWGASNKEMSDAVIEYLRALKARAVVASPPQLSSLRILPPPNSAPLLGLRSGHISSADKNLVALYAGGYRPGAETFAEMGAYLIYDARDGSLSVIPPIPSHDEYMAMGHQSAVVMCDATGGGYLLAELVWVMPGFSRAAVWLWESSAKEWVLKPGCLPLPPNIAMYFSIHSCFSYRGSTFCWVDLHQGMVLCDLHQGCKLSFIELPQGRPNYDASDYPGGLCAEEFRSVACVRGSIKFLAFNKFVERKPGEEYGLTVWTLYPDHPGWSISYQCSVQDIWANTNYQSAGLRQLAPSFPVLSIHQDGVVYLVVNDTSVVGKDRRLVHKAQYLLRVDMGNNNDVQVYQQKTTHIYSQLFASEFSAHRRQDHPREIEAASESGASGKKTKA, via the exons ATGGCCCCCCCGATGGTTCTGCTCAACCGCCATGTTGATTTTTCCCACGACGAGGCCGCAGTGCCAATCCCCTCCCCCTGCCCGTGGGGAGCAAGCAACAAAGAGATGAGTGATGCAGTCATCGAGTACCTGCGCGCCCTCAAGGCCCGCGCAGTCGTCGCCTCTCCGCCGCAACTCTCCTCCCTCCGCATACTACCGCCGCCGAATTCCGCCCCGCTCCTAGGCCTGCGCTCGGGCCACATCTCCAGCGCGGACAAGAACCTGGTCGCCCTCTACGCCGGAGGGTACCGCCCTGGCGCCGAAACGTTTGCGGAGATGGGAGCCTATCTCATCTACGACGCCAGGGATGGCTCCCTCTCCGTCATCCCCCCTATCCCCTCCCACGacgagtatatggccatggggcaCCAGTCGGCCGTCGTCATGTGCGACGCCACCGGGGGTGGCTACCTTCTTGCCGAGCTCGTCTGGGTCATGCCAGGCTTCTCCCGAGCCGCCGTCTGGCTGTGGGAGTCGTCTGCCAAAGAATGGGTCTTGAAGCCCGGCTGCCTGCCCCTTCCACCCAACATAGCCATGTATTTCTCCATTCACTCGTGCTTCTCTTATCGGGGCTCTACCTTCTGCTGGGTGGATCTCCACCAAGGCATGGTGCTCTGTGATCTGCACCAAGGCTGCAAGTTGAGCTTCATTGAGTTGCCCCAAGGACGTCCAAACTATGATGCCTCCGACTATCCAGGCGGCCTCTGTGCTGAGGAGTTCCGTTCCGTGGCCTGTGTTCGTGGCTCCATCAAGTTCCTTGCCTTCAATAAATTTGTTGAACGCAAGCCCGGCGAAGAATATGGACTGACCGTCTGGACTCTCTACCCTGACCACCCAGGGTGGAGCATAAGCTACCAGTGCAGCGTCCAAGACATCTGGGCAAACACCAACTACCAGTCTGCTGGTTTGAGACAGCTTGCTCCGTCGTTCCCTGTCCTGAGCATCCATCAAGACGGCGTCGTCTACCTAGTCGTAAACGATACCAGTGTGGTGGGGAAGGACCGTCGACTAGTGCACAAGGCCCAGTATTTGCTTCGTGTTGACATGGGGAATAACAACGATGTCCAGGTCTATCAACAGAAGACGACGCATATTTATTCCCAGCTCTTTGCAAGTGAGTTCAGTGCGCACCGACGACAGGATCACCCG AGAGAGATAGAAGCAGCAAGCGAGTCTGGCGCAAGTGGAAAGAAGACGAAGGCCTGA